The following coding sequences lie in one Mucilaginibacter sp. KACC 22773 genomic window:
- a CDS encoding efflux transporter outer membrane subunit codes for MKRYITPLAFVLLTAFLSACKVSKDVETPKPELPVAFRSATVITTADTSSVADIQWKNFFTDATLQKLIDSAIAKNYDMQIAVKNIDAAQLLFKQVKWNYVPEVALNVTASSSRPSDNSLNGLSIKQYGLGTKHIEDYSANLALSWEADIWGKIRNQSRQALAEYLQTAEAKKAIQTNIVANVSQGYYNLLMLDAQLDIAKKNVKLNDSTIRIIRLQYDAGQVTLLAVQQAEAQQQAAAQLVPQFERNVAVQENALSILAGKLPDAIERNGTLNDVKFPETLTAGVPSAIISRRPDIRTQELALTIANAKVGITKSEMYPALRITASGGVNSFKASNWFNIPASLFGIVAGSIATPLLDHKQLSTTYKVAQIDREKTVLQFRQSVLNAVGEVSDALVKIEKLKQEQAIAANRVKTLQQATTNASMLFKNGLANYLEVITAQGNVLQGELALATIKRDELSATAELYRSLGGGWK; via the coding sequence ATGAAACGTTATATAACTCCATTAGCTTTTGTATTACTTACGGCCTTTTTAAGCGCTTGTAAAGTATCAAAGGATGTGGAAACACCCAAACCAGAGCTGCCGGTTGCTTTCAGGAGCGCCACAGTCATAACCACTGCCGATACCAGCAGCGTAGCCGATATACAGTGGAAAAACTTTTTTACCGACGCGACCCTGCAAAAGCTGATTGACAGCGCCATAGCAAAAAATTATGACATGCAGATAGCGGTCAAAAATATTGATGCAGCACAGTTGCTGTTTAAACAGGTAAAATGGAATTATGTACCCGAGGTTGCACTAAATGTAACGGCAAGCAGCAGCCGCCCGAGCGATAACAGCCTCAACGGATTAAGCATTAAACAGTATGGCTTAGGTACCAAACACATTGAAGATTATTCAGCAAACCTTGCCCTTTCATGGGAGGCCGATATCTGGGGCAAAATCCGTAACCAAAGCCGCCAGGCTCTTGCAGAATACCTGCAAACAGCCGAAGCAAAGAAGGCTATTCAAACCAACATCGTAGCAAACGTATCGCAAGGTTACTATAACCTGCTGATGCTTGATGCACAATTGGATATAGCTAAAAAGAACGTTAAACTCAACGACAGTACCATCCGGATCATCCGTTTACAATATGATGCCGGCCAGGTAACTTTACTGGCAGTACAACAGGCCGAAGCACAACAACAGGCTGCTGCGCAGTTGGTTCCACAGTTTGAAAGGAACGTAGCTGTACAGGAAAACGCTCTTAGTATCTTGGCAGGCAAATTGCCGGATGCTATCGAACGCAACGGCACATTAAATGATGTTAAATTCCCTGAAACGCTCACTGCCGGGGTTCCATCGGCCATCATCAGCCGCAGGCCCGACATCAGGACACAGGAACTGGCTTTAACCATTGCCAATGCCAAAGTGGGCATTACCAAATCTGAAATGTACCCGGCTTTAAGGATCACTGCAAGCGGTGGCGTTAACTCTTTTAAGGCCAGCAACTGGTTTAACATCCCGGCTTCATTGTTTGGGATAGTGGCCGGTAGTATTGCAACACCTTTGCTTGATCATAAGCAACTAAGCACTACCTACAAAGTTGCGCAAATTGACCGCGAAAAAACGGTACTGCAATTCAGACAATCAGTGTTAAATGCGGTTGGCGAGGTATCTGACGCTCTGGTTAAAATTGAAAAGCTAAAACAGGAGCAAGCCATAGCTGCAAATCGTGTAAAAACCCTGCAACAAGCTACAACAAACGCCAGCATGTTATTTAAAAACGGCCTGGCTAATTACCTGGAAGTAATAACAGCCCAGGGCAATGTATTGCAAGGTGAATTAGCACTTGCTACTATTAAAAGAGATGAGCTAAGCGCTACTGCCGAACTTTACCGTTCATTAGGTGGCGGATGGAAGTGA
- a CDS encoding beta-N-acetylhexosaminidase, with product MKYKFLIALLLISGYLKAQNLKIIPQPRSVVSGSGQISINNHSTISLSDTSLTTLAIYFQKELFKVKGLSPAINNGDLKSTVKLVLTNTNQTIGAYALKITPGQITISSSNKEGVFYGLISLLQLIKDHPKEGDNLTLASTDATDAREYQNVVLASTEITDAPRYQWRGLMLDESRHFFGKQKVKQILDWMAYYKLNKFHWHLTDVQGWRIEIKKYPRLTSVGGVGDYSDTSAEALPMYYTQNDIKEVVNYAAQRFITVIPEIDMPGHATAANKAYPEYSGGSVAGYPNFTFNPAKEETYQYLANVIKETTALFPSKMIHLGGDEVVLGIKAWSLDTAIARMMQNKGFADVGTLERYFFKRMTDTVTNMGSKILAWDEATQTDLPAGETIIFWWRQNLPGQLSLALQKNYQVVLCPRLPLYLDFLQDGTHVSGRNWKGVFNRYTDIYNFPDRQLNADQLASNQIIGVQANIWTEKIASEKRLDFMLFPRIAGLAEAGWTAPEVKNEAAFNERVQAGLKNWDAADIYYFNPFDPQAHPEAVDFAPVIRKTPVAEKHGRHHKAHSKASKRGNRISAKSHKSTSKSKSTKNKPHKKRK from the coding sequence ATGAAATATAAATTCTTAATAGCGCTGCTTCTTATATCCGGATACCTGAAAGCACAAAATTTAAAAATCATTCCTCAGCCACGGTCGGTTGTAAGTGGTTCCGGGCAAATCAGCATCAATAATCACTCGACAATTAGCTTAAGCGATACTTCATTAACCACTTTGGCTATTTACTTTCAAAAGGAATTATTTAAAGTAAAAGGTTTATCACCTGCGATAAATAACGGTGATTTAAAAAGTACCGTTAAACTCGTTTTAACCAACACAAACCAAACTATAGGTGCATATGCACTAAAAATTACGCCGGGGCAGATAACCATATCATCTTCAAATAAAGAAGGTGTTTTTTATGGTTTGATATCGCTTTTACAACTTATTAAAGATCATCCTAAAGAAGGTGATAACCTTACTCTTGCGTCAACAGATGCAACTGACGCCCGTGAGTACCAAAATGTTGTACTTGCATCCACAGAAATAACCGACGCGCCCCGTTACCAATGGCGTGGTTTAATGCTCGACGAATCGCGGCATTTCTTTGGCAAGCAAAAGGTTAAGCAGATTTTGGATTGGATGGCTTATTACAAGCTCAATAAATTCCACTGGCATTTGACAGATGTGCAGGGCTGGCGCATTGAAATAAAAAAATACCCCAGGTTAACGTCCGTGGGCGGGGTGGGTGATTACAGCGATACATCGGCAGAGGCCCTTCCGATGTATTATACCCAAAATGATATCAAAGAAGTGGTTAATTACGCTGCTCAGCGCTTTATAACAGTGATACCGGAGATTGACATGCCCGGCCATGCAACCGCCGCTAATAAAGCTTATCCCGAATATTCGGGTGGGAGCGTAGCCGGTTATCCAAACTTCACATTTAACCCGGCAAAAGAAGAAACTTACCAGTATTTAGCCAATGTTATCAAGGAAACAACTGCCCTGTTTCCATCAAAAATGATACACCTGGGCGGCGATGAGGTTGTTTTGGGTATCAAAGCATGGTCGTTAGATACGGCCATTGCCCGGATGATGCAGAATAAGGGTTTTGCTGATGTTGGCACGCTGGAACGCTACTTTTTTAAGCGGATGACCGATACCGTAACCAATATGGGCAGTAAGATTCTGGCCTGGGACGAGGCCACCCAAACCGACTTGCCGGCTGGGGAAACCATCATTTTTTGGTGGCGGCAAAATTTGCCGGGCCAGCTAAGTCTTGCTTTGCAGAAAAATTACCAGGTGGTATTATGCCCTCGCTTGCCGCTATATCTCGATTTTTTACAGGATGGCACACACGTTTCGGGTCGTAACTGGAAGGGTGTATTTAACCGGTATACAGATATCTATAACTTTCCGGACAGGCAATTAAATGCAGATCAGCTTGCATCAAACCAAATCATCGGCGTGCAGGCAAATATCTGGACAGAGAAAATAGCATCAGAAAAACGCCTGGACTTTATGCTTTTCCCACGGATTGCCGGCCTGGCCGAAGCTGGGTGGACTGCGCCCGAGGTAAAAAACGAGGCGGCATTTAATGAACGGGTACAGGCAGGCTTAAAAAACTGGGATGCTGCCGATATTTATTACTTTAACCCTTTCGATCCGCAGGCCCACCCCGAGGCAGTTGATTTTGCACCTGTAATCAGAAAAACTCCCGTAGCCGAAAAACATGGCCGTCACCATAAAGCACATTCAAAAGCATCAAAGAGGGGAAATAGGATATCGGCAAAATCTCATAAATCGACATCCAAATCCAAGTCGACCAAAAATAAACCCCATAAAAAAAGGAAATAG
- a CDS encoding GNAT family N-acetyltransferase, with amino-acid sequence MTTQDILSAITYQAASTTEHFEQIVALQNQNLYKSLTPEEQDQQGFVFAEHTVELLQQMASQIPQVIALYKNKVIGYNLAMTAAMEKQLPSLEPMFREFYKIRYQGKILTAYKFFVGGQVCVDKDFRGLGLLSKLYNATANLAGDDYELCITEIAVRNVNSLKVHQKMGFEIAGTHRDEFGDWYVVVWDIRKI; translated from the coding sequence ATGACAACCCAAGACATTCTATCGGCAATAACTTACCAGGCAGCTTCCACAACCGAACATTTTGAACAAATTGTAGCGCTTCAAAATCAAAATCTATACAAATCATTAACGCCCGAAGAGCAGGATCAGCAAGGCTTTGTTTTTGCCGAGCATACAGTTGAACTATTACAACAAATGGCATCGCAAATACCACAGGTTATTGCGTTGTATAAAAATAAAGTAATTGGCTATAACCTGGCCATGACAGCTGCTATGGAAAAACAACTGCCCAGCCTTGAACCAATGTTCAGGGAGTTTTATAAAATCCGGTACCAGGGTAAAATTTTAACTGCCTATAAATTTTTTGTAGGAGGCCAGGTGTGTGTTGATAAAGATTTCAGAGGGCTGGGATTGTTAAGCAAACTTTATAACGCAACAGCCAACCTGGCAGGCGACGATTATGAACTTTGCATCACCGAAATTGCAGTAAGAAACGTCAACTCGTTAAAAGTGCATCAAAAAATGGGTTTCGAAATAGCCGGTACCCACCGTGATGAGTTTGGCGATTGGTATGTAGTTGTTTGGGACATCAGAAAGATTTAA
- a CDS encoding phosphoadenylyl-sulfate reductase has product MNEAFEHINNITPGLGPVEALTKLAELYPGEIVFSTSFGWEDQVISHMIFANRLPIKVFTLETGRLFRETYSVWASTMDRYKQPIHAYYPNNELLEQMVNAKGPNSFYESVENRKECCGIRKIEPLKRALKGNKVWITGIRADQSANRHDMHDVEWDEQNQLVKYHPIFHWTLDEVKAYIKQYNIPYNSLHDKGFPSIGCMPCTRAVAEGEDFRAGRWWWEDQSKKECGLHEVTAK; this is encoded by the coding sequence ATGAACGAGGCTTTTGAACATATAAACAACATTACACCTGGTCTGGGCCCTGTTGAAGCGCTGACTAAGCTGGCTGAGCTTTATCCCGGCGAGATTGTATTTTCGACCAGTTTTGGCTGGGAAGACCAGGTGATCAGTCATATGATATTCGCCAATAGGCTGCCCATTAAGGTATTTACTTTAGAAACAGGAAGGCTTTTCCGCGAAACCTATTCAGTTTGGGCCAGCACAATGGACAGGTATAAACAACCTATCCACGCCTATTATCCAAATAATGAACTTTTGGAGCAAATGGTAAACGCCAAAGGCCCTAACAGCTTTTATGAGTCGGTAGAGAACCGTAAAGAATGCTGCGGCATCCGTAAAATTGAACCGCTTAAGCGCGCTTTAAAAGGCAATAAGGTTTGGATTACGGGTATCCGTGCTGATCAATCGGCCAACCGCCATGATATGCATGATGTAGAATGGGACGAACAAAACCAACTGGTAAAATACCACCCTATTTTTCATTGGACTTTGGATGAGGTTAAAGCCTATATTAAACAATACAATATCCCTTACAACTCACTTCACGATAAAGGCTTCCCGAGCATAGGCTGTATGCCTTGTACCCGTGCCGTTGCCGAAGGCGAAGATTTCCGCGCCGGCCGCTGGTGGTGGGAAGATCAATCCAAAAAAGAATGCGGCTTGCATGAGGTAACGGCAAAATAG
- a CDS encoding TSUP family transporter, which yields MTLLPKDNSLTQIEHEEIGGNQLFPVFLKLNNLHTVLVGGGNVGLEKLTAILNNSQKANVTVISKTFLPEIHELAAQYPGLTIVQKSFTDNDLDNAEVVIAATNDSELNKYVRQSAHDRKLLINVADKPELCDFYLGSIVKKGDLKLAISTNGKSPTVAKRLKEVLNESLPDELDTTLQQMSELRNTLSGDFADKVKQLNSVTSVLVEPKSVVIKNFIWLIWSTIIVSLAIVITALYFKEPAFKTFVEGVSPQFYYFLGAGFIFAMIDGAIGMSYGVTSTTFSLSMGIPPASASMGVHLSEIMSCGIAGWMHYRMGNINWKLFWLLVLPGIAGAVIGASILSSLEHYSMYTKPVVSVYTLILGVVILSKAFNIKKKKSADKVKRISLLGLGGGFIDAVGGGGWGSIVLSTLIAGGRSPIFCLGTVKLSRFFVAIAGSITFIAMVSSDHWQAVAGLVLGSALASPIAAKISNKISTKTIMVSVGIIVILVSIKSIVAFITKFI from the coding sequence ATGACGTTGTTGCCAAAGGATAATAGTTTAACGCAAATTGAGCACGAAGAGATCGGCGGTAATCAACTGTTCCCGGTTTTTTTGAAGCTGAATAACCTCCATACCGTTTTGGTTGGTGGCGGTAATGTTGGCCTTGAAAAACTAACGGCTATTTTAAACAATAGCCAGAAAGCCAACGTAACGGTAATATCTAAAACATTTTTACCCGAAATTCATGAACTTGCCGCGCAATACCCGGGCTTAACCATTGTTCAGAAATCGTTTACAGATAACGACCTGGATAATGCCGAGGTGGTAATTGCAGCTACTAATGATAGCGAACTAAATAAATACGTGCGCCAATCGGCACATGACCGTAAGCTGCTCATTAACGTGGCCGATAAGCCCGAACTTTGCGATTTTTATTTAGGTTCGATAGTAAAAAAGGGCGACCTGAAACTGGCCATATCAACCAATGGTAAATCGCCTACGGTAGCCAAACGCTTAAAAGAAGTACTAAACGAAAGCCTGCCTGATGAGCTGGATACCACGCTGCAACAAATGAGCGAGTTAAGGAACACCTTAAGCGGCGACTTTGCAGATAAAGTTAAACAACTGAATAGTGTAACATCAGTATTGGTTGAGCCGAAATCTGTTGTGATCAAAAATTTCATCTGGCTTATATGGTCAACCATTATTGTTTCATTGGCCATTGTTATAACTGCTTTATACTTCAAAGAACCCGCTTTTAAAACATTTGTTGAAGGTGTAAGCCCGCAGTTTTATTACTTTTTAGGTGCAGGGTTTATATTCGCGATGATAGATGGCGCCATTGGCATGTCATATGGTGTTACATCAACCACTTTCTCCCTTTCAATGGGCATCCCTCCTGCTTCAGCAAGTATGGGTGTCCACCTGTCCGAGATCATGAGCTGCGGTATTGCCGGATGGATGCATTACCGTATGGGCAATATCAATTGGAAGTTATTTTGGTTATTGGTATTACCGGGCATTGCCGGTGCAGTTATTGGAGCATCTATCCTGTCGTCCCTTGAACATTACAGCATGTATACCAAGCCCGTGGTATCAGTGTACACTTTGATATTAGGCGTTGTAATACTCTCCAAAGCGTTCAATATTAAGAAAAAGAAATCGGCTGATAAGGTAAAACGCATATCGTTGCTTGGTTTAGGCGGTGGTTTTATTGATGCTGTTGGCGGCGGCGGTTGGGGTTCAATCGTGTTATCAACACTAATAGCCGGTGGCCGCAGCCCTATATTTTGCTTGGGAACGGTAAAATTATCCCGCTTTTTTGTGGCGATAGCAGGGTCAATCACATTCATCGCCATGGTAAGCAGCGATCATTGGCAAGCTGTTGCCGGCCTGGTACTGGGTAGCGCTTTAGCATCGCCTATTGCGGCAAAAATTTCAAATAAAATTTCAACCAAAACCATCATGGTATCTGTGGGTATCATCGTGATTTTGGTAAGTATTAAATCAATTGTTGCCTTTATTACAAAGTTTATCTGA
- the cobA gene encoding uroporphyrinogen-III C-methyltransferase: MTDNTKQPQITLVGAGPGDADLITVKAIKVLKTADVVLYDALVNEELLGYAPEASVKVYVGKRSGDHTFSQEAVNQLMVDYAINYGHVVRLKGGDPFVFGRGFEELDFAASHDIPASVIPGISSSIAVAELQNIPVTHRGLSESFWVITGTISNGKISPDLYDAAKSRATVVVLMGINKLAEITEIFKSEGKSKLPVAVIQSGTTTDEKVAIATVDTIVDAVKENNIGSPAIIVLGEVVSLHPKYQLIKEIYDVVAKG; this comes from the coding sequence ATGACGGATAACACTAAACAACCACAAATAACTTTAGTGGGTGCAGGCCCCGGCGATGCCGACCTGATTACCGTTAAGGCTATTAAAGTATTAAAAACAGCCGATGTTGTTTTATACGATGCTTTAGTGAACGAAGAATTGCTTGGCTATGCGCCAGAGGCTTCGGTAAAAGTATATGTAGGCAAACGTTCCGGCGATCATACCTTCTCACAGGAAGCCGTGAACCAGCTGATGGTTGATTACGCTATCAATTACGGCCACGTGGTAAGGTTGAAAGGCGGCGATCCGTTTGTATTTGGCCGTGGGTTTGAAGAATTGGATTTTGCCGCATCACATGATATCCCCGCTTCGGTTATCCCTGGAATCTCCAGTTCCATAGCCGTAGCCGAATTACAAAATATCCCGGTAACTCATCGCGGTTTAAGCGAAAGTTTCTGGGTAATTACAGGTACTATATCAAACGGGAAAATATCACCTGATTTGTATGATGCTGCCAAAAGCAGGGCAACGGTTGTTGTGCTTATGGGGATCAATAAGCTGGCCGAGATTACCGAAATATTTAAAAGTGAAGGAAAAAGCAAGCTGCCCGTAGCGGTAATTCAAAGCGGCACTACAACGGATGAAAAAGTTGCTATTGCTACAGTTGATACCATTGTTGATGCAGTGAAAGAAAATAATATCGGTTCGCCGGCGATTATAGTGTTGGGCGAAGTGGTTTCATTGCACCCTAAATACCAGTTGATTAAAGAAATTTATGACGTTGTTGCCAAAGGATAA